The Pararhizobium sp. IMCC21322 sequence GTTGAGGCACAGGGCATCAGCGTCACGGCTATTCGCGTTGGTGCTGTTATGGTCGGGTCCGCTTTAATGGCCATTGGCGGAGCGTTCCTCACCATGTCCGCGTTCAATTCCTTCTTCTTTGAAATGATCAATGGGCGCGGCTGGATTTGCATTGCCCTTGTTGTGTTCGGCTCCTGGCGACCGGGCAAGGCGCTGATTGGCGCGATTCTGTTTGCCGCCTTTGATGCCTATCAGGTGCGTCTGCAGCAGGTCACCGGCGGCGTCATTCCCTATCAGATATTCCTGATGTTGCCTTATGTTCTCTCTATCGTGGCTCTCATTGTGGTGGCACGGCGCGCAAGCTATCCAAAAGCACTGATGGTGCCGTATCAGAAAGGCGAAAGATGAGTTTTGACTTTTTACTGACCGGCGGCATTCTTCCGGATGGATCAACTGCTGATATCGCGATTTCCGGCGAAAAAATCGCCGCGATAGCCCCGAAGATTGATGGTACTGCGAACGAGACCATCGACATCTCTGGCAATCTGGTCAGCGCGCCTTTTGTCGATCCGCATTTCCACATGGACGCCACCTTGTCCTATGGCATTCCGCGCATCAACAAATCCGGCACATTGCTGGAAGGCATCGGCCTTTGGGGCGAGTTGAAGCCGCAACTGACCCATGAGGCGGTCAAACAACGCGCGCTTGATTATTGCGACTGGGCGGTCACGCAAGGGCTGCTGGCCATCCGCACCCATGTCGATGTGTGCGATGACAGGCTGCTGGCAGTTGAAGCCCTGCTGGAAGTTCAAAAAGAAGTTTCCGACTATATCGATCTGCAACTGGTTGCCTTCCCGCAGGACGGTGTTTTTCGCAGCCCCAACGCCATGCAGAACACGCTGCGTGCGCTGGATTTGGGCGTTGATGTGGTCGGCGGCATTCCCCATTTTGAACGCACCATGGAGGATGGCCGCCGCTCGGTGACAGAGCTGTGCGAAATCGCCGAAAAGCGCGGCCTGCCGGTGGATATGCATTGCGATGAAACCGACGATCCCCAGTCACGCCACATCGAACAACTGATCTATGAAACCCAGCGGCTCGGTCTTCAGGGACGCGTTGCCGGGTCGCACCTGACCTCCATGCATTCCATGGACAATTACTATGTTTCAAAACTGCTGCCGCTGATGGCGGAAGCAGAAGTCTCTGCCATTCCCAACCCGCTGATCAACATCACCATTCAGGGCCGCCACGACACTTACCCCAAGAGAAGGGGCATGACCCGCGTGCCGGAAATGCTGGCCCATGGCATCCGCGTTGGCTGGGGTCAGGATTGCGTGCTCGACCCCTGGTATCCGCTCGGCAATGCCGACATGCTGGACGTCGCCTTTATGGGCCTGCATGTCGCCCAGATGACCAGCCCCGCAGATATGGCCCGTTGCTACGACATGGTCACCAACCAGAACGCCGCCATCATGAATCTGCAAGATTACGGCCTGGAAACCGGTAAAAAAGCCAGCCTTGTGGTGCTGGATGCCAGCAACCCCGTCGAGGCCATCCGCC is a genomic window containing:
- a CDS encoding amidohydrolase family protein, with the protein product MSFDFLLTGGILPDGSTADIAISGEKIAAIAPKIDGTANETIDISGNLVSAPFVDPHFHMDATLSYGIPRINKSGTLLEGIGLWGELKPQLTHEAVKQRALDYCDWAVTQGLLAIRTHVDVCDDRLLAVEALLEVQKEVSDYIDLQLVAFPQDGVFRSPNAMQNTLRALDLGVDVVGGIPHFERTMEDGRRSVTELCEIAEKRGLPVDMHCDETDDPQSRHIEQLIYETQRLGLQGRVAGSHLTSMHSMDNYYVSKLLPLMAEAEVSAIPNPLINITIQGRHDTYPKRRGMTRVPEMLAHGIRVGWGQDCVLDPWYPLGNADMLDVAFMGLHVAQMTSPADMARCYDMVTNQNAAIMNLQDYGLETGKKASLVVLDASNPVEAIRLRPERLLVMAKGKVIARRERQDTQVTLPGRPSHVNRRHKTP